Proteins co-encoded in one Anguilla anguilla isolate fAngAng1 chromosome 16, fAngAng1.pri, whole genome shotgun sequence genomic window:
- the stra6 gene encoding receptor for retinol uptake stra6 isoform X1 produces the protein MSSSNQVSKDYYDYSAWYDNLEPTKPPLEVIPPCDPTADDRLYHICIAALSLVVMLVLAAFTKRKRLCQGFLKGIPGLLSPVNFLDHTQHKGLAVAVFGVLFCKLCVLVLAPNPLPFIQDSTSEYKAPLVSFAGAPLKEYWKILSLFYYPALYYPLLACGTLHSQVGYVLGSLLSWTHFSVLVWQKVDCPKTPQIYKYYSLLTSLPQIACLAFLSFQYPLLLFKGLKGTVKTNASEDLDSSYYKDYVKKILKKPAKPSTSRTDKPKLSERISDALKSYIYTPEEVFRFPLKLAISAVVSFIAVYQVALLLIAGVVPVLHIVRAGINEDIAFLLAGFNIILSEDRAEVVKIVIYYTWCLEVCYISAVTLSILVTLIMLMRSMVLHRTNLKGLYRGDIYNVYNRQRTVRPSRPALVCWMGFTSYQAALICLGLIIQTLVFFICLLFAVFLVIIPILYGQNLMLFHIIEHMWPFWLTLFLAVLIQQVTARFAFIKKDAGTRDLDNRSALFLLTYLLFPVNVLVGVLLGVWRMLITALFNIVHLGRLDISLLNRGVEAFDPGYRCYAHYLKIEVSQSHPVMKAFCGMLLQSAGQEGGAGQKMRDAEEGIQLVAQEKTQNKVSNARRARARWLLLFTLVNNPSLLGSRKHFQRQSSESFLNGTLNRTAKEGSKKDASQKEECKEASKEAAKEPETPATN, from the exons ATGAGCTCCAGCAACCAGGTCTCCAAGGACTACTATGACTATTCGGCTTGGTACGACAACCTGGAGCCTACTAAACCTCCACTGGA AGTCATCCCACCTTGTGACCCCACCGCTGATGACCGGCTGTACCACATATGCATCGCTGCTCTATCT CTTGTTGTCATGCTGGTCCTAGCGGCCTTCACCAAACGCAAGAGGTTGTGCCAGGGCTTCCTGAAAGGTATACCAGGCTTGCTCAG CCCAGTGAACTTCTTGGACCACACCCAACACAAAGGCCTGGCAGTAGCGGTGTTTGGTGTCCTCTTCTGCAAGCTCTGTGTGCTGGTGCTGGCCCCGAACCCTCTGCCCTTCATCCAGGACTCCACATCAGAGTACAAAG CGCCGCTTGTCAGTTTCGCTGGGGCCCCCCTGAAAG AGTACTGGAAGATCCTATCCCTCTTCTACTACCCCGCTCTCTACTACCCCCTGCTGGCATGCGGCACCCTGCACAGCCAGGTGGGCTATGTGTTGGGCAGCTTGCTGTCCTGGACGCACTTCAGTGTCCTAGTCTGGCAGAAGGTGGACTGCCCAAAGACTCCACAG ATATACAAGTACTATTCCCTGCTTACCAGTCTACCCCAGATCGCATGCCTGGCCTTCCTCAGTTTCCAGTACCCCCTGCTCCTGTTTAAGGGACTCAAGGGCACAGTGAAGACCAATGCCTCGGAG GACCTTGACAGCAGTTACTACAAAGACTATGTGAAGAAAATCCTGAAAAAGCCAGCCAAACCAAG cacTTCCAGAACAGACAAGCCCAAATTGTCTGAGAGAATATCTGATGCCCTGAAGTCATACATCTATACACCAGAGGAAG TGTTCAGGTTTCCCTTGAAGCTGGCGATATCTGCCGTGGTGTCCTTCATCGCTGTTTATCAG GTGGCACTGTTACTGATAGCTGGAGTGGTACCCGTGCTCCATATTGTCCGTGCAGGAATCAACGAAGACATCGCCTTTCTTCTGGCTGGCTTCAACATCATTTTATCGGAGGATAGGGCAGAAGTGGTCAAAATCGTGATCTACTATACGTGGTGTTTGGAAG TGTGCTACATCTCTGCAGTTACCCTGTCCATTCTGGTCACCCTGATCATGCTGATGAGATCCATGGTCTTACACAG GACAAACCTGAAAGGACTGTACAGGGGAGACATCTACAACGTCTACAATCGCCAAAGGACTGTCCGGCCCTCTCGACCGGCTCTGGTGTGCTGGATGGGGTTCACAAGCTACCAGGCTGCGCTCATCTGTTTAG GGCTGATCATCCAGACACTGGTGTTCTTCATCTGCCTCCTCTTTGCTGTGTTCCTTGTCATCATCCCCATCCTGTATGGGCAGAACCTCATGCTCTTCCACATCATCGAGCACATGTG GCCCTTCTGGTTGACACTGTTCTTGGCTGTGCTCATTCAACAAGTCACAGCCAGGTTTGCCTTCATCAAAAAAGATGCAGGGACTAGAGACTTGGACAACAG AAGTGCTCTGTTCCTGCTGACCTACCTATTATTTCCTGTCAACGTCCTGGTGGGAGTGTTGCTGGGGGTGTGGAGGATGCTGATCACAGCCCTCTTTAACATCGTCCACCTGGGACGCCTGGATATCAGCTTACTGAACCGTGGAGTAGAGGCCTTTGACCCAG GCTACCGCTGTTATGCCCATTACCTGAAGATTGAGGTCAGCCAATCTCATCCTGTGATGAAGGCATTCTGTGGAATGCTGTTACAGTCTGCTGGCCAGGAGGGCGGCGCTGGTCAAAAAATGCGTGATGCAGAGGAAG GCATTCAGCTAGTAGCGCAGGAGAAAACGCAGAACAAAGTGTCCAACGCCAGGCGGGCACGCGCACGAtggctgcttcttttcaccctGGTCAACAACCCCTCCCTGCTGGGCTCCAGGAAGCACTTTCAGCGGCAGAGCTCCGAGAGTTTCCTGAACGGGACGCTCAACCGAACCGCCAAGGAGGGCAGCAAAAAGGATGCCAGCCAAAAGGAGGAGTGCAAAGAGGCGAGCAAGGAAGCGGCTAAAGAACCAGAAACTCCCGCCACAAACTGA
- the stra6 gene encoding receptor for retinol uptake stra6 isoform X2 has product MSSSNQVSKDYYDYSAWYDNLEPTKPPLEVIPPCDPTADDRLYHICIAALSLVVMLVLAAFTKRKRLCQGFLKGIPGLLSPVNFLDHTQHKGLAVAVFGVLFCKLCVLVLAPNPLPFIQDSTSEYKEYWKILSLFYYPALYYPLLACGTLHSQVGYVLGSLLSWTHFSVLVWQKVDCPKTPQIYKYYSLLTSLPQIACLAFLSFQYPLLLFKGLKGTVKTNASEDLDSSYYKDYVKKILKKPAKPSTSRTDKPKLSERISDALKSYIYTPEEVFRFPLKLAISAVVSFIAVYQVALLLIAGVVPVLHIVRAGINEDIAFLLAGFNIILSEDRAEVVKIVIYYTWCLEVCYISAVTLSILVTLIMLMRSMVLHRTNLKGLYRGDIYNVYNRQRTVRPSRPALVCWMGFTSYQAALICLGLIIQTLVFFICLLFAVFLVIIPILYGQNLMLFHIIEHMWPFWLTLFLAVLIQQVTARFAFIKKDAGTRDLDNRSALFLLTYLLFPVNVLVGVLLGVWRMLITALFNIVHLGRLDISLLNRGVEAFDPGYRCYAHYLKIEVSQSHPVMKAFCGMLLQSAGQEGGAGQKMRDAEEGIQLVAQEKTQNKVSNARRARARWLLLFTLVNNPSLLGSRKHFQRQSSESFLNGTLNRTAKEGSKKDASQKEECKEASKEAAKEPETPATN; this is encoded by the exons ATGAGCTCCAGCAACCAGGTCTCCAAGGACTACTATGACTATTCGGCTTGGTACGACAACCTGGAGCCTACTAAACCTCCACTGGA AGTCATCCCACCTTGTGACCCCACCGCTGATGACCGGCTGTACCACATATGCATCGCTGCTCTATCT CTTGTTGTCATGCTGGTCCTAGCGGCCTTCACCAAACGCAAGAGGTTGTGCCAGGGCTTCCTGAAAGGTATACCAGGCTTGCTCAG CCCAGTGAACTTCTTGGACCACACCCAACACAAAGGCCTGGCAGTAGCGGTGTTTGGTGTCCTCTTCTGCAAGCTCTGTGTGCTGGTGCTGGCCCCGAACCCTCTGCCCTTCATCCAGGACTCCACATCAGAGTACAAAG AGTACTGGAAGATCCTATCCCTCTTCTACTACCCCGCTCTCTACTACCCCCTGCTGGCATGCGGCACCCTGCACAGCCAGGTGGGCTATGTGTTGGGCAGCTTGCTGTCCTGGACGCACTTCAGTGTCCTAGTCTGGCAGAAGGTGGACTGCCCAAAGACTCCACAG ATATACAAGTACTATTCCCTGCTTACCAGTCTACCCCAGATCGCATGCCTGGCCTTCCTCAGTTTCCAGTACCCCCTGCTCCTGTTTAAGGGACTCAAGGGCACAGTGAAGACCAATGCCTCGGAG GACCTTGACAGCAGTTACTACAAAGACTATGTGAAGAAAATCCTGAAAAAGCCAGCCAAACCAAG cacTTCCAGAACAGACAAGCCCAAATTGTCTGAGAGAATATCTGATGCCCTGAAGTCATACATCTATACACCAGAGGAAG TGTTCAGGTTTCCCTTGAAGCTGGCGATATCTGCCGTGGTGTCCTTCATCGCTGTTTATCAG GTGGCACTGTTACTGATAGCTGGAGTGGTACCCGTGCTCCATATTGTCCGTGCAGGAATCAACGAAGACATCGCCTTTCTTCTGGCTGGCTTCAACATCATTTTATCGGAGGATAGGGCAGAAGTGGTCAAAATCGTGATCTACTATACGTGGTGTTTGGAAG TGTGCTACATCTCTGCAGTTACCCTGTCCATTCTGGTCACCCTGATCATGCTGATGAGATCCATGGTCTTACACAG GACAAACCTGAAAGGACTGTACAGGGGAGACATCTACAACGTCTACAATCGCCAAAGGACTGTCCGGCCCTCTCGACCGGCTCTGGTGTGCTGGATGGGGTTCACAAGCTACCAGGCTGCGCTCATCTGTTTAG GGCTGATCATCCAGACACTGGTGTTCTTCATCTGCCTCCTCTTTGCTGTGTTCCTTGTCATCATCCCCATCCTGTATGGGCAGAACCTCATGCTCTTCCACATCATCGAGCACATGTG GCCCTTCTGGTTGACACTGTTCTTGGCTGTGCTCATTCAACAAGTCACAGCCAGGTTTGCCTTCATCAAAAAAGATGCAGGGACTAGAGACTTGGACAACAG AAGTGCTCTGTTCCTGCTGACCTACCTATTATTTCCTGTCAACGTCCTGGTGGGAGTGTTGCTGGGGGTGTGGAGGATGCTGATCACAGCCCTCTTTAACATCGTCCACCTGGGACGCCTGGATATCAGCTTACTGAACCGTGGAGTAGAGGCCTTTGACCCAG GCTACCGCTGTTATGCCCATTACCTGAAGATTGAGGTCAGCCAATCTCATCCTGTGATGAAGGCATTCTGTGGAATGCTGTTACAGTCTGCTGGCCAGGAGGGCGGCGCTGGTCAAAAAATGCGTGATGCAGAGGAAG GCATTCAGCTAGTAGCGCAGGAGAAAACGCAGAACAAAGTGTCCAACGCCAGGCGGGCACGCGCACGAtggctgcttcttttcaccctGGTCAACAACCCCTCCCTGCTGGGCTCCAGGAAGCACTTTCAGCGGCAGAGCTCCGAGAGTTTCCTGAACGGGACGCTCAACCGAACCGCCAAGGAGGGCAGCAAAAAGGATGCCAGCCAAAAGGAGGAGTGCAAAGAGGCGAGCAAGGAAGCGGCTAAAGAACCAGAAACTCCCGCCACAAACTGA